The following proteins are encoded in a genomic region of Hippopotamus amphibius kiboko isolate mHipAmp2 chromosome 8, mHipAmp2.hap2, whole genome shotgun sequence:
- the LOC130858962 gene encoding 60S ribosomal protein L23a-like, with protein sequence MAPKAKKEAPAPPKAEAKAKALKAKKAVLKGVHSHKKKKIRTSPTFRWPKTLRLRRQPKYPRKSAPRRNKLDRYAIIKFPLTTESAMKKIEDNNTLVFIVDVKANKHQIKQAVKKLYDVDVAKVNTLIRPDGEKKAYV encoded by the coding sequence ATGGCGCCAAAGGCGAAGAAGGaagctcctgcccctcccaaaGCTGAAGCCAAAGCAAAGGCTTTGAAGGCCAAGAAAGCAGTTTTGAAAGGCGtccacagccacaaaaaaaagaagatcCGGACGTCACCCACCTTCCGATGGCCCAAAACACTGCGGCTCAGGAGGCAACCCAAATATCCTCGGAAGAGCGCCCCTAGGAGAAACAAGCTTGACCGCTACGCCATCATCAAGTTCCCGCTCACCACTGAGTCAGCcatgaagaaaatagaagacaaCAACACACTGGTGTTCATTGTGGATGTCAAGGCCAACAAGCACCAAATTAAACAGGCTGTGAAGAAGCTCTATGACGTAGACGTGGCTAAGGTGAACACCCTGATCAGGCCtgatggagagaagaaggcatATGTTTGA